The Garra rufa chromosome 23, GarRuf1.0, whole genome shotgun sequence genome includes a region encoding these proteins:
- the sh3bp2 gene encoding SH3 domain-binding protein 2 isoform X2, giving the protein MALSMKNKRSFGHLQHSHAKMCIQDFCNKNMAATPVSWPIPMKAIGAQNLLTMPGGVTTSGYLHKKGGSQFSLMKWPLRFIIIHKGCIYYFKSSTSAAPQGAFSLNGYNRVLRAAEETTSSNVFPFKIVHFSKRHRTWYFSAASEDERRKWMRHLRKEIGYYNDKRDLPLPSDDLDSESIYGQLEEPLDISPIEEDPEADYMTQDEDSDGEDGLPVSAGQPTVPPPPYPPPPVPVQSKESRLTKGPPPPLPPPFKKPSCSAKGPPPPLPYAPHLQKPDLHQSNRGPAGPVPPLPPPNSVKPTSGPFSTMPACEKKPHVSLIGNSAATLPIVENLQKVLLNSGIKPPISSQHLGVKPTPDPRPVSPHLSSNRSLGQIPKPPLPTKPKPNRPSFQASPDGQSFRSSIEENPLKKRVPHKIEEDSDDEDYENVNLPPSVFVDTMETSNVERLFRDSYTYPQNGLYCIRKSGTGKTSQVLVVWDSGINKARNYRLFEEDQRVYLEADMTFPSLSALVEHYHTNPLPSSNNSMPNYSFTLHIPFGYVPPR; this is encoded by the exons ATGGCTCTTTCTATGAAAAATAAGCGCTCCTTTGGTCATTTGCAACACTCGCATGCGAAGATGTGCATCCAGGATTTCTGTAACAA AAACATGGCTGCTACGCCGGTCTCCTGGCCCATTCCCATGAAGGCTATCGGAGCTCAGAATCTGCTCACCATGCCGGGAGGAGTCACCACATCTGGATATCTGCACAAGAAAGGGGGCAGCCAGTTCAGCCTGATGAAAT GGCCTCTTCGCTTCATCATAATCCACAAAGGCTGCATCTACTATTTCAAGAGCAGTACATCTGCCGCACCTCAAGGAGCGTTTTCACTCAACGGCTACAACAG AGTCTTACGGGCAGCAGAGGAAACAACATCTAGCAACGTTTTTCCTTTTAAGATCGTCCACTTCAGTAAGAGACACCGTACGTGGTATTTCTCAGCGGCGAGTGAGGATGAGAGAAGG AAATGGATGCGGCACTTAAGAAAAGAAATCGGCTATTATAATGATAAAAGAGATTTGCCTCTTCCAAG TGATGATTTAGATTCTGAGAGCATATATGGCCAGTTAGAGGAGCCGCTGGACATCAGTCCTATTGAAGAAGACCCTGAAGCAG ATTATATGACGCAAGATGAAGACAGTGATGGAGAGGATGGATTACCAGTGTCAGCAG GTCAACCCACGGTTCCACCTCCACCTTATCCTCCACCTCCTGTTCCTGTTCAGTCGAAAGAAAGCCGTCTCACGAAAGGACCACCGCCTCCACTGCCACCTCCATTCAAAAAACCTTCCTGTTCAGCCAAAGGTCCTCCTCCGCCGCTGCCGTACGCCCCTCATCTACAGAAACCAGACTTACACCAGTCAAACAGAGGCCCTGCTGGCCCCGTGCCTCCTTTACCCCCACCAAACAGCGTGAAGCCCACGTCAGGCCCGTTTTCCACAATGCCTGCTTGCGAAAAGAAGCCGCATGTCTCTCTCATTGGGAATTCGGCGGCTACTTTACCCATCGTTGAGAACTTGCAGAAAGTGCTTCTGAACTCTGGAATTAAACCACCCATTTCTAGCCAGCACCTGGGGGTGAAGCCCACTCCTGACCCACGGCCCGTCTCGCCTCACCTCTCCAGTAACAGGTCGCTGGGTCAGATACCCAAGCCTCCATTACCAACCAAACCGAAACCCAACAGACCCTCGTTCCA AGCATCACCAGACGGACAGAGTTTTCGTTCTTCTATTGAagaaaatcctttaaaaaaaCGAGTGCCACACAAAATTGAAGAAGACTCAGACGATGAGGACTATGAAAAT GTGAATCTGCCTCCGTCTGTCTTCGTGGACACAATGGAAACCAGTAATGTTGAAAG GTTATTTAGGGATTCATACACCTACCCACAGAACGGTCTGTATTGCATCCGCAAATCAGGGACAGGAAAAACCTCACAG GTGCTGGTTGTTTGGGACTCGGGTATCAATAAAGCCAGAAATTACAGACTCTTTGAGGAG GACCAGCGGGTGTATCTGGAGGCAGATATGACGTTCCCCAGTTTATCTGCTCTAGTTGAACACTATCACACCAACCCACTGCCCAGCAGTAACAACTCAATGCCCAACTACTCCTTCACCTTACATATACCTTTCGGCTACGTCCCGCCCAGGTGA
- the sh3bp2 gene encoding SH3 domain-binding protein 2 isoform X1: MALSMKNKRSFGHLQHSHAKMCIQDFCNKNMAATPVSWPIPMKAIGAQNLLTMPGGVTTSGYLHKKGGSQFSLMKWPLRFIIIHKGCIYYFKSSTSAAPQGAFSLNGYNRVLRAAEETTSSNVFPFKIVHFSKRHRTWYFSAASEDERRKWMRHLRKEIGYYNDKRDLPLPSDDLDSESIYGQLEEPLDISPIEEDPEADYMTQDEDSDGEDGLPVSAGQPTVPPPPYPPPPVPVQSKESRLTKGPPPPLPPPFKKPSCSAKGPPPPLPYAPHLQKPDLHQSNRGPAGPVPPLPPPNSVKPTSGPFSTMPACEKKPHVSLIGNSAATLPIVENLQKVLLNSGIKPPISSQHLGVKPTPDPRPVSPHLSSNRSLGQIPKPPLPTKPKPNRPSFQRASPDGQSFRSSIEENPLKKRVPHKIEEDSDDEDYENVNLPPSVFVDTMETSNVERLFRDSYTYPQNGLYCIRKSGTGKTSQVLVVWDSGINKARNYRLFEEDQRVYLEADMTFPSLSALVEHYHTNPLPSSNNSMPNYSFTLHIPFGYVPPR, translated from the exons ATGGCTCTTTCTATGAAAAATAAGCGCTCCTTTGGTCATTTGCAACACTCGCATGCGAAGATGTGCATCCAGGATTTCTGTAACAA AAACATGGCTGCTACGCCGGTCTCCTGGCCCATTCCCATGAAGGCTATCGGAGCTCAGAATCTGCTCACCATGCCGGGAGGAGTCACCACATCTGGATATCTGCACAAGAAAGGGGGCAGCCAGTTCAGCCTGATGAAAT GGCCTCTTCGCTTCATCATAATCCACAAAGGCTGCATCTACTATTTCAAGAGCAGTACATCTGCCGCACCTCAAGGAGCGTTTTCACTCAACGGCTACAACAG AGTCTTACGGGCAGCAGAGGAAACAACATCTAGCAACGTTTTTCCTTTTAAGATCGTCCACTTCAGTAAGAGACACCGTACGTGGTATTTCTCAGCGGCGAGTGAGGATGAGAGAAGG AAATGGATGCGGCACTTAAGAAAAGAAATCGGCTATTATAATGATAAAAGAGATTTGCCTCTTCCAAG TGATGATTTAGATTCTGAGAGCATATATGGCCAGTTAGAGGAGCCGCTGGACATCAGTCCTATTGAAGAAGACCCTGAAGCAG ATTATATGACGCAAGATGAAGACAGTGATGGAGAGGATGGATTACCAGTGTCAGCAG GTCAACCCACGGTTCCACCTCCACCTTATCCTCCACCTCCTGTTCCTGTTCAGTCGAAAGAAAGCCGTCTCACGAAAGGACCACCGCCTCCACTGCCACCTCCATTCAAAAAACCTTCCTGTTCAGCCAAAGGTCCTCCTCCGCCGCTGCCGTACGCCCCTCATCTACAGAAACCAGACTTACACCAGTCAAACAGAGGCCCTGCTGGCCCCGTGCCTCCTTTACCCCCACCAAACAGCGTGAAGCCCACGTCAGGCCCGTTTTCCACAATGCCTGCTTGCGAAAAGAAGCCGCATGTCTCTCTCATTGGGAATTCGGCGGCTACTTTACCCATCGTTGAGAACTTGCAGAAAGTGCTTCTGAACTCTGGAATTAAACCACCCATTTCTAGCCAGCACCTGGGGGTGAAGCCCACTCCTGACCCACGGCCCGTCTCGCCTCACCTCTCCAGTAACAGGTCGCTGGGTCAGATACCCAAGCCTCCATTACCAACCAAACCGAAACCCAACAGACCCTCGTTCCA aAGAGCATCACCAGACGGACAGAGTTTTCGTTCTTCTATTGAagaaaatcctttaaaaaaaCGAGTGCCACACAAAATTGAAGAAGACTCAGACGATGAGGACTATGAAAAT GTGAATCTGCCTCCGTCTGTCTTCGTGGACACAATGGAAACCAGTAATGTTGAAAG GTTATTTAGGGATTCATACACCTACCCACAGAACGGTCTGTATTGCATCCGCAAATCAGGGACAGGAAAAACCTCACAG GTGCTGGTTGTTTGGGACTCGGGTATCAATAAAGCCAGAAATTACAGACTCTTTGAGGAG GACCAGCGGGTGTATCTGGAGGCAGATATGACGTTCCCCAGTTTATCTGCTCTAGTTGAACACTATCACACCAACCCACTGCCCAGCAGTAACAACTCAATGCCCAACTACTCCTTCACCTTACATATACCTTTCGGCTACGTCCCGCCCAGGTGA